The nucleotide sequence GTAGCCGAGGATCACGTTCGTCGCCGGATCGTCCTGCCAGTGGGCGAGGAAGTCCGACTCGTCCAGCACGGCCTTGTTGCCCAGCGAGACGACGTCCTTGAACCCGATCCCCTGATCGTTCGCCCAGTCCAGCACGGCCGTGATGAACGCGCCGGACTGGCTCATAAAGGACAGCGACCCCGGGAGCGCGTTCGACGGGCCGAACGTGGCGTTGAGGTTCGCCGGCGTCGAGAGCACGCCCAGCGAGTTCGGCCCGACCAGCGCGAGGTCGTACTCCGCGGCGACGGCGCGGAGCTCCTGTTCGCGCTGTGCGCCCTCGGGCCCGGTCTCGCTGAACCCCGCCGTGACGACGACGACGTTCGTCACCCCCGCCTCGCCGGCCTCCCGGACGGCGTCGACCGCGATCGACGGCGGTACCACGACCACCGCGAGGTCGACCTCCCCCGGGACCGAGGCGACGTCCGGGTAGCACTGCCGCCCGAACACGGTGTCGCGACTCGGGTTCACGGGGACGACCTCGCCCGTGAAGTCGTCGAGGTTCCGGACGATGGCGGCCCCGATCGAGCCCGAGCGCTCCGTCGCGCCGATCACGGCGACGCGCTCGGGCGCGAACAGGCCACCAGTGTCTGCCTCCGAGTTCACGTCGTCCCCTCACACACCGTCAGCGCTTAAAACCGAGGCCGGGATCCCGGTGTAGTGTTTAGACAAACTGCATTATAGTCACCACCTCAGCTGGCGTTCGATCATCTAGTGATTGATGCGGCCGGTGGCGATATAAATCATATATTTATATATTCATAACCCCAGAATATAATTTGACCAATGCTAAATGGGATGACCACTCTCCCCGACGTTTGATTTCCAGCCATAGCATCATAAAGAAGAATTGCGCCTAATATGAGTGACATCGCTACAAATGCATATCCTGCCGCAAAAACCTGCTCATCAGTGGTATTCTCCATATGTGTGAATGACATTATTAACACATATATTTTCTCTTCTATCTGCTCTATTGAATCCGCGGAAGGCGTAGCGATCACTCCTTGGTGGCTTGTTCAAGGTTGTAGACGACGGCGGTAAGTACCAATTCGCGGAACTGGCGGTACCAGACGCCCGGCCCGACAGCGGACCCGTATCGGCGCTTGATGACCGAAGACGCTGTCTCTGAGCGCGCCGTGGTCGCCGTGATCGCAGGCGGTCGCAGATCGGTCAAACAGTTGGCGCCAGACACGGGTGGCAACGCAAGTCGAGAAACTGCCGACGGGTGGTTACGAGCGTTCGCCTTCGCATGGAATCAGCTTATCTGAACACTACCGGATCCTGGCGCTCGGGAGTCGGCCGGCGCCGAGGTCGTGCGTGAGTACGGCGAGGGAGCACGCGGGGCAGTCGACCGACGAACGATATCGCGGAGCAGCTGGTACGGTTTCGGCGGCTCAGTCGGTCCGACAGCGCCCGTCCCGTCCGGCCTGACTCTGGACGAGCCAGCCCCCCTCCATCGCAGCCTCGCGGGTGGTGTAGACGACCTTCGTTTCCTCGCCGATCTCGTCGCCGTCGACCGACTCCACCCTGAACGGGATATCCATCGAGTCGCCACAGCAGCCGACGTCGACGAACTCCTCGAACTCCGCCCCCTCGACGGGGTCGACGACCTTGCGCAGGTAGTTCCGGTAGCGGTCGGTCTCGATCTGGTCGCGGCCCCACTCCGACAGCTCCTCGGGGTACGAGAGGACGATTCGGCTGGCGACAGTCATGGGTGGACGTAGCAGGTCGAGCGGCAAAGACGTTCGGCCGACCACGGTTAACCAACAGCACCGCGTTTTTCGTGGAAAGTGTTGGTTAACGTCTCCACCGTGGATCCTGAGGACGGGAGTAGTGCTCAGGCAATCCGGTGACACCCCTCTATCGATGTGTATCAGGATACGTGACCGGAGACAGAACACACCCCTATCGATGTGTTTTCAGGGATTGTCTTCACGTCAATAGGCGGATTCAGGAGCTTGTTCAGGTGTAGGGGATGATCCGTGGGTGAAGACCGCGGCCTGGCCTTACAACGCTTCAAGTTCGTCGATCGTTCGATCGGTACACATCCCTTCGATAGTCAGTCGGAGGAGCGATCCGAGCCGACCGGTTTCCGTATACCGCGGAGTGTTCAGATTACCGGCCCTTCGCGGTGAGCCGATATCCCGGATTGCGCGTTGTTTCGCCGATCCCTCCGCACCCTCTTCATCACGATCAACGACGCCAAAGACTCTGCCCCCTCTCTCTTTTACAAGGGAAAAACAGGGGATGTCCGAAATCCCGTCCCCGATGTAAATCATGTTCTCGAACGGGATTCGTCTGTCCTCAGTGTTCACCTTCGCATTTGGCGCGTACGGGTTTTCTCTGGTCTCGTCCGGGGTGATACCCTTATTGATCTCGTAGAGGTATCGGGTTTTGTCTGTAAATGAGATCGGTCGTTGGATGTCTTGGATAACGTCCGAAGAGTCTGTTCCTACCCGTGAGGCGTATACTGCTTCACACCGATCTGCGATGTCCATCCCTTTGATTATCGACTCGAGACCTTCCGAGAGGACGTAGTACTCAATCGAGATGTCGTCGTATTCGTTTGCGATTGCATCGATGTCATCAAAGAATCCTGGCAGACCAGGATAGAGGCTCTCCGTGAGGCCACCTCCAAATGTTTCGAGGTCTCCTTTCGTAAGTTCGCCAAGCGGTTGGTCTGGCCCGACCTTTTCGAGCAAAAGCGAGAGGTATGCGACCGTTGGGTCATACCCCTCCGAGATACGGGATTGAAACTCTGTGAACCAGAATTCCTCTGGGTCTACTCCGTGTTCCTCAAGCAGTTGTGTTGTTGAATCAGGAGCGAGTGTGTCGTCGAAGTCGAATATGAGTCCGATGGTGGTAGTCATCGCTTCAAGTCACTCCTGACCAGCTATTCGCTGGAACTCCCGCCGTTTTTCCCGCAATCCATTCCGATGTTCATCGAGTGATTCGACATCCTCTCCACTTACGACAATTACCCGTCGTCGATCTCCACTTTCCGGCATCGTCTCGTTTAGTTCGGGATCAGCGAGCATCTCGAAACGGTTCTCATGTTCTTGACCACCGACCACATGCTCGATATCGCTCGCGATTTCCTGTTTCCCGAGGGTCGTGATACGGTAGTAGGTTTTTCGACCGTCGGCATCTTCCGGGGCTGGGATTTTGGCGATAAGATTCGTCTCAAGCAGATCGTTCAGATGGTGCTGCAAGTCGTTACTGTCTCGCCCGGTTTCCGTGGCAAGACGTGCTCTCGATACCTGCCCGTATTCATACAGCAAGTACAGAATACTGTATCGCGTCGGCTCTGCGAGCGCCTTTTTTCGATCGATATGTGCCTTTAGCGAGTCAATTTTCCCACCGAATACTCGCTTCTCAACATATTGGACCACATCACCATCATCCAATTCACTGAATAGATTTGATTCTCTTGCGCTCATGCGAACAGGTGAGGGTTTGTCGGCCTGCCTGATTAGGTTAACGGTTGTTCACAGAGTTAGCTAATGAATTACTTTCGGCATCTCTGCGGGTTCTGGTGCTTTTTTCTGTCACCATCTGTTTGGATTCTCACAAGGAGAGACTCGTATGACTGAACGCGACTATGGATTCACCTATGCTGGGGAGCCCGTCTTCTCACATGTCAGGCGAGATATCCCCGAACCACCTGAACCAGTGCTTGATGATGAGTTCTACGTATTCGTGATGGGACCCTATACCGCATTTGACGCAGAATACGCCTATCCCGACGGAGATGAGCTTCAGTCAGCGTTTATGGATGATCCGCTGTTTGATCAATCAAAGCACGTCACGGCAGATGGCCGTGGGAGCTTTCAAATGGCGCTTGAAGACTTCTGTGAATCACTTCGTAAGGAGCTCGGTGTTCACGCGTTTCTTGCCACTGACGTCGATATCCCGACCGACACGGAGGCAGATGATGGGGAAGAGTCGATGTCTGTTCTCGATCAATCGATCGCCTTCGCTGCAGTAAGTGATGCGGTTATGTTTATCTTTTCAGATGCAGGTCTGACAACGGGTGTCGGCTCAGAGATCGGTGCCATACTCGGGGAATTCCATCTCCGAAAAGGGAACGATGAGCCCATCCGAAAGCCGCGGGAGCGCTTCAGGGTTTTTGATACAGAGTCATTTTCCAGCGCGAGCATCGATGAAGTCCCGTTCACATACGGAATCGATGCAGTAGGTTTCGAGACCAAAGCTGACCTGGTCGACAAGACTCAGGACTTCCTCACCAACCTCGAGCGGGATGATCCCGACCGAGTGCTCCGGATCTTCAATCCCTATTCCTGACGCGTCGGTGGCCTCCTGAGTATCGGCTCTCCGGTCAACCCACGGCACTCAGCTGAAACCGCTCTCGCGCTCACGGAAATTCGGCAGTTGCGGCAGTTCCTGGCGACGAAAATGCTTTCGACCCTCTATCTGGCCGTGCCGGCGGGGCTCGTCGATGAGGCGGCCGAATCTCCTCGAAGAGTAGGCGCGTGTAATGCGATACCGCCAGAAGCTCTGAGCTAACGATGCACAACCGATATTCCGACTTGAGTACCTACCGCCGACCGGCAAGGCCGTTCTCGACGAGATCGCCAATCGGCTCGACGAGTTGGCCCTCAGAAGCGAGCGTTCCGCGACGATGTGAGTGATCTGTTAACTAATAATAAGAGCGATGATCAGATGAGTTGGTTAAAACCGGTGTTGCTTCTCGCAGCGGTGCCGCCAGCGTGGCGTCGACGACCTGCCAGTCAGCATCGACCTGTTCGATCAGGTTGGACTGGGCTAGTTCGTCACGGGGTCGACACATCATCTGTCGACTCAAGGGGTCCGCGCATGCTGCATCATCGTTCGGAGGTCTGTTACGGGAGGCCTGTTACGGACGGAGGGGCCCGTGGGTCCGCTGAGGGACTCTGGAGTTGCTGTTCACGGATCCGTTTGTCGGCGCTCGAAACAGTCGTCGATCCGCGTTGTCGGATGGCTGATCTCACAGACCGAACAGTAGCACATCGAGTTGTCCGGGGGACGGGGGTACGTCCAATTTGACATCCTCCCCGCGCTGAAGCGCGAGGATTCCCGACCGCCGTTGGGATATTGTGGTTTACGACGTGACCTGTTCTTGAGGTGCGAACGCACCAGTTTCCTTGTCAAACAAGAACGTCGATGGCTGTGCCAACCAGCCGTTACTCCTATCCTGTGACGGACTCGGAGATACTTTCTGCCGAATGTTCTCAGCACCGTTCACATCCGCGTTCGCCACCGTCCCACACTCATCACAGACGTACAACCCGCGTTCAACACGGTTCGATTTCTGCTTGCGCCCACAGCACGAACACGACTTCGATGTATCCCGTTCGGATACCTGTTCGACTGTGATGCCCTCCATCTCAGCCTTGTATTCGAGGAGGTCAGTGAAGCGGTCGAACGCCCACGAGTGCAGGTCGAGGTTTCCGTGCTTACCCCAGTTCTTCGACTCGCTGTTCTCCTCGTCTTCGCGGATACCGGAGAGGTCGCCAACCACAATCGTCCCAACTTCTTCGTCAACACACCGCCGGATGATGTGTTTTGAGAGGGTGTGGAAGTAGTGGGTGCGGCGGGCCGATTTCTTCTGGTTCAACCGTGTGGCCTGCTCGGAGTCCGAGTCATCACAGCGAGCGATGCGTTTGCTGAAGTAGTAGTCGTCCTGCTTCAGGCAGTTGAGCGGATACAGTTCGCTGTGGCCATCTTCGTAGGCGAGTGCGGCGAAGTTGTTGATGCCGAGATCAACACCCACCGTCTTCTCACCCGGTGCTTCAGAAACCTCGATTTCGACCTTGCACACGAAGTGCAACTCCCACTCGTCACCAGCCCAGACCGCTCGAACCTGTTGGACGCTCTCCACGGTGGAGAAGTCAACGTCGGGCCGAGTCTGATACTCACAGAGGATGAAGTCCGACCAATACTCCTTGAGGTTCGAGCCTTTGCTGAGTCGGACGCGGTTGTACTCGGTGTCGAGTTTGAAGCCAGCAGCTTTGAACGTAACCGTGCTTCGGGGGTGGTCGTCGCCGTGTTTGCGGTACTTCGGTGGGTTTGCTCTCGTGTCTCCGTTGCGTCGTTTACCGTACCAGCCGGTGAACGCCTCAGCGAGTTCTTGAAGGACTCGCTGACTTGACTGAGAATGCAGGTCATCATAGCGTTCGTGTGACTTGAGGTACGCGGTGAGTTCGTTGTGACTGGGGATGTGGCCGATTTCGCTCCACACGCGGTCGCAGACCCACCGTCCGACGTTCCAGAGTTTCGATGCGGCGAACCCAAGCGAATCGAGGTCGTCTGACACTTGTGGCTGATTCCGAATGGAAGCAGTGTAGGTGCGTGTGACGACCTGTTTCGCCATACATAATCTATGTAGGCAAATATACATGAAAGTACGGAATACTCAGCGTGGAAGATCCTGCCGTTCCATCGAACGGTGGACTGTGAAGGGTAGTGTCGGATTCATCCCCGCCCTGATGGGCGGAGCTTTCTCCTCGTTCTTCCGTAAGCTGCCGTTCTCCCAACGGCGCCGCTAGCGGGGCGGGACGATGTATGACCCACACACTTTCCTCGCGGCCGGCTAACGAGACAGCCATGGATCCGGATCGGGCGAGCGGCGTGCTGTTGGGGCTGGCGTGTGGCGACGCGCTCGGGCGACCGGTCGAGTTCTCCGCCGCCGACGAGATCACTGCTGCACACGGTCGACTCACCGAGATGGTCGGGCACGGAACGTGGAACCAGCCGGCGGGGACGATCACCGACGACACGGCGCAAGCGCTGTGTATCGCCCGAAGCGTCGTCGACGAGCAGGCGTTCGATCCCGCGGACGTCGCCGACCGGTTCGTGGCGTGGTACAACACCAACCCGTTCGACATCGGCGTGATGACGCGGCGGGCGCTCAGCCGCCTCGAGAGCGGTGAGCCGTGGGACGAGGCAGGGCGGGCGGTCTGGGAGTCGAGTCCTGAGGGGCAGAACGCCGGGAACGGGAGCGTGATGCGGTGTCCGCCGCTCGCCGTCGCGTTCGCGGAGAGCCCCGAAGAACTGGCCGCAGTGAGCCGGGACTCCTCGCGGATCACGCACGCCGACCCGCGCTGTACGGAGGGGTGTGCAGTGCTGAACCTCACGATCGCCGGTCTGCTCCAGGATGTCGATCGACCGCTACAGAACGCGCTGGAAACTCTCCGCCCGGCCGTCCCCGACGAACTCGACGGCGCGCTCCGGCCCATCGCGCGCGGTGAGCCGTCGGGGTCGCTGAAAACCTCCGGCTACGTCGTGCACTCGCTGCAGACGGCACTCCACGACGGGCTGCGTGCGGAGTCGGCCGAGGAGGCGATCGCGACGGCCGTCAACCGCGGCGGCGACACGGACACCATCGGGGCGATCGCCGGCGCCGTCGCGGGTGCGCGGTTCGGGGCGGACGAACTCCCCGACCGCTGGCTGGCCGCGATCGAGGAGACGGCGGAGCTATGGTCGCTCGCCGACCGGCTCGTCGAGGTGGCCTGATGCTGGTGTTCGCGTTCGACCGCGACTGGACCGTCGACGTCAACCCCCACCCCAACCGCGAGGCGGTGCCGCTGGAGTGGGTCCGCCACCTCGCTCACGAGACGCCACACGCCGTGTACGCGATCGGGAACCAGTCGCTCGCCGAGGAGGCGGCGATCCCGGGTGTCGTCGACGTCGTCGGGCGACATTCGGACGAATGGGACGAGTGGCTGGGGGAGAAACAGCCGGACGGTCGGTACGAACGGTTCCCCGAGCGCCGTGAACGGCTCGCGTTGATCGCCGACCTCCACCCCGACGCCGAGGGGTACGTCGTCGTCGACGATCTCGACCTGAGCGACGTCGATAGCTGGGAACACTACCACGCGTGGGAGTTCGTCCCCGCCGTCGAAGCCGGCGACGTCCACCCGGAGCTCCCGTGGGCGCGAGAGCCGCGGCCCGACGGTGGTCGATCGCAGGGGCCCGACGAGAGCCGACCGTCGAGTGCAGGGATCATGCCCACCGACGCGTCGCACCTCTCGTCGTTCCTGGAGGAGCACTCGGACGCGCCGGGGTTCGAACTGACGTACGCCGAGGACGGAACGGAACGGACCGAACTCCTCCACGATCTGTCGGTCGTTCAGCGGTCGGTCGACCGCCCGTCGGCTGCCCCCGCCGCCGAGTGTACGCCGGTCTCGCCGGCGCAGGACGCCTTCACGGTCCGGATCGACGACATCGGGATGCTCTCGATCGCGGAGCCACCCGTCGAACTGTACACGGGGAGTGCGGAAACGCCCGAGGAGACCGCCGTCGGGCTCCGTCGGCTGGCGAGTGTGAACCCCGAGGCAGTGCGCGTTCCTTCGATCCTCGCGCTGCTCGATACTGCCCACGACGACACGAGCGCTGGCGGCGACACACGGGACCGTGCCGCACTCGACGCGCTCCGGCAGGTCGCGAGGGTTCGACCCGCGGACTGCATGCCGGCGATCCCGATCCTCCGCTCGCTGCTCGGCGACGCTGATCCGCAGGTACAGGTCGGGGTGCTGGCGACGCTGTACCACCTCGGCCGGCACGACGCGGCGGCGATCGCCCCCCTGACCGACGAGATCAGCACCGCGCTGGCGTCGTCGAACGATCGGGTTCGCGGGCGAGCGGCGCGCTGCATGGCCGAGATCGCGGCCGACCACCCCGCGGACGCTGTCGACGCCGTCCCGTCGCTCGCAGCGGTTATCGGGGACGACCTCGACGACGCACGGTACGCGGTGTTCGCGCTGTCCCGCGTCGCGGACGCCTACCCGGACGAGGTGAAACCCGTGGTGTCGACGCTGGCCGAGACGGCGGTCGACGACGCGGTCGCCGATCAGATCCGGCTGAACGCCACTGCGGGCCTCGGGCGTGTCGTCGGGGAATACCCCAGCGTGGGGGTGGATCTCGTCGACGAGCTGATCGCACTCCTCGACACGGAGAACGGGAAACTCCGCAACAACGCGATCGGCGTGATCGGTGACGTCGCCCTCGTCCACACCGACGTCGTCGAGCCGTACACCGAGAAGATCGCACCGCTGCTGTCCGAAGACGACGAGTTCGCCCGCGTCAACGCCAGCGGCGCACTCAGCCGGGTCGCGGAGGACTTCCCCGATTCGGTTGCCCACCTGACGCCGACGTTCGTGGCCCTGCTCGACGCGGAGAGCGCACTCGTCCGGGAGAACGCCTGCTGGGCGCTCGGCCACCTCGGCGCCGCGGAAGCGAGATCGGCGCTCGCGGCGCGCGCGGCTGAAGACGACGATCCGGCCGTCAGGGAGCGCGCCTCGTGGGCGCTGGATCAGATTTGATCGCTCGCCGTGGCGGCCGACTGCTTGTCGTGGTGGGTGGACGAGAACCCCCACACCCCGTGTGCGAAATGAAATCGGGAAGAAGGTGGGAGGGGTGTGCGGCGGGACTGACGGTTAGCAGCCGAAAACACTCGATATCGGAGGAAAATCGGGATGAAAGGCCGGAATCCCGATATGTACTGTCCGAAAGGAAGTTTTATCTGAGTGGTATGGTAACTGTGTCCGTAGCCTCTCCACAGTCGATCGAAACGAAACAGTCTGTTTCGTAACACGATCGACTCAGTCAGCCAGCCTCCAGTTCGTGTAGTGACGCTGTTCGACCCAGTATCGTCGTCCCCAGCCGTTCGATCGACTGTTCTCGGGTCCATTTCCCTATCTTCGAGCCTCCACCTTCTCGCTGATTTCATATCGCACACGGGGTGTGAGGGTCACCGCCCTTCGACTGTGGCGTATCGAGCACGGCGCACGAACGATTTCGTCGACGATCGCGTACGTTCACTCGCTGACGGCCACTCGGTGATTTCATATCGCACACGGGGAGGGTGGGTCGCCCAATTGATCTCGCCCACGGTGTTCGAAAATTCCTCATCTCCCCACTCAATATGGCCTGTACCTCCTGAATTACCCGGATTTAACCTCGCACACGGTAACCATACCTATTTATAGCTCCGACGTTTGGCCGCTACCATGCCCGACGGCGACGATCAACAGACCCTCTCCCAGTCGATCAAAGGCCGCCTACAGGAGGGGGGGCAGAACTCCGTGTTTCGAGACAAGGGGCTTCTCGATCCCGACGCCGTCATCGACGAAGATCGCATCGTCGGCCGTGACGAACAGCTCGAGGACATCATCACCTACCTTCGTCCGGCACTCCAGGGGAACCGCCCACCGAACATGCTGCTGTACGGGCCGTCCGGAACGGGGAAGTCGCTGATTATCAACGCCGTCTGTCAGCAGGTGCTGGAGCTCGCGAAGTCCCAAGGCGACCGTTACGGCGTGATCAAGATCAACTGCCAGACGATCAAGTCCCACGACCGTGCCGTCTACCGGCTCGCGAGAAACGCCGCCGACGAGGCCGGCGTCGATGTCGGCGTTCCCCAGAGCGGGGTGTCCACCGATCAGAAGCTCAACCGCTTCTACGAGATCCTGAACGACGACTTCGACTCGGTCATCGTCATCCTCGACGAAGTCGACCTTCTGGTGGGGCGGCAGCGAGATCCGAACGACGAGCCGGCGTACTCGAAACTCCTCTATCAGCTCTCGCGTGCCTCACAGCTCGGCCGTATCGACGTGCAGATCTCCGTCGCTGCACTCACGAACGACCCGCGATTCATGGAGGAGCTCGACGGCCGAGCGGAGAGTTCGTTCAACCCGCAGGACGTGGTGTTCCCCGACTACGACGCGAACCAGCTCCAGTCGATCCTCGATCGCCGACGCGACGCCTACCAGGACGGCGTGCTCGAGGACGGCATCATCCCGCTCAGCTCGGCGTTCGCTGCACAGGACCATGGCGACGCGCGGAAAGCGATCGACCTGTTCCGGAAAGCGGGCGAGATCGCGGATCGGCGGGGTGAGGACA is from Halolamina sp. CBA1230 and encodes:
- a CDS encoding winged helix-turn-helix domain-containing protein, whose protein sequence is MSARESNLFSELDDGDVVQYVEKRVFGGKIDSLKAHIDRKKALAEPTRYSILYLLYEYGQVSRARLATETGRDSNDLQHHLNDLLETNLIAKIPAPEDADGRKTYYRITTLGKQEIASDIEHVVGGQEHENRFEMLADPELNETMPESGDRRRVIVVSGEDVESLDEHRNGLREKRREFQRIAGQE
- a CDS encoding RNA-guided endonuclease TnpB family protein encodes the protein MAKQVVTRTYTASIRNQPQVSDDLDSLGFAASKLWNVGRWVCDRVWSEIGHIPSHNELTAYLKSHERYDDLHSQSSQRVLQELAEAFTGWYGKRRNGDTRANPPKYRKHGDDHPRSTVTFKAAGFKLDTEYNRVRLSKGSNLKEYWSDFILCEYQTRPDVDFSTVESVQQVRAVWAGDEWELHFVCKVEIEVSEAPGEKTVGVDLGINNFAALAYEDGHSELYPLNCLKQDDYYFSKRIARCDDSDSEQATRLNQKKSARRTHYFHTLSKHIIRRCVDEEVGTIVVGDLSGIREDEENSESKNWGKHGNLDLHSWAFDRFTDLLEYKAEMEGITVEQVSERDTSKSCSCCGRKQKSNRVERGLYVCDECGTVANADVNGAENIRQKVSPSPSQDRSNGWLAQPSTFLFDKETGAFAPQEQVTS
- a CDS encoding ADP-ribosylglycohydrolase family protein; its protein translation is MDPDRASGVLLGLACGDALGRPVEFSAADEITAAHGRLTEMVGHGTWNQPAGTITDDTAQALCIARSVVDEQAFDPADVADRFVAWYNTNPFDIGVMTRRALSRLESGEPWDEAGRAVWESSPEGQNAGNGSVMRCPPLAVAFAESPEELAAVSRDSSRITHADPRCTEGCAVLNLTIAGLLQDVDRPLQNALETLRPAVPDELDGALRPIARGEPSGSLKTSGYVVHSLQTALHDGLRAESAEEAIATAVNRGGDTDTIGAIAGAVAGARFGADELPDRWLAAIEETAELWSLADRLVEVA
- a CDS encoding HEAT repeat domain-containing protein yields the protein MLVFAFDRDWTVDVNPHPNREAVPLEWVRHLAHETPHAVYAIGNQSLAEEAAIPGVVDVVGRHSDEWDEWLGEKQPDGRYERFPERRERLALIADLHPDAEGYVVVDDLDLSDVDSWEHYHAWEFVPAVEAGDVHPELPWAREPRPDGGRSQGPDESRPSSAGIMPTDASHLSSFLEEHSDAPGFELTYAEDGTERTELLHDLSVVQRSVDRPSAAPAAECTPVSPAQDAFTVRIDDIGMLSIAEPPVELYTGSAETPEETAVGLRRLASVNPEAVRVPSILALLDTAHDDTSAGGDTRDRAALDALRQVARVRPADCMPAIPILRSLLGDADPQVQVGVLATLYHLGRHDAAAIAPLTDEISTALASSNDRVRGRAARCMAEIAADHPADAVDAVPSLAAVIGDDLDDARYAVFALSRVADAYPDEVKPVVSTLAETAVDDAVADQIRLNATAGLGRVVGEYPSVGVDLVDELIALLDTENGKLRNNAIGVIGDVALVHTDVVEPYTEKIAPLLSEDDEFARVNASGALSRVAEDFPDSVAHLTPTFVALLDAESALVRENACWALGHLGAAEARSALAARAAEDDDPAVRERASWALDQI
- a CDS encoding orc1/cdc6 family replication initiation protein — translated: MPDGDDQQTLSQSIKGRLQEGGQNSVFRDKGLLDPDAVIDEDRIVGRDEQLEDIITYLRPALQGNRPPNMLLYGPSGTGKSLIINAVCQQVLELAKSQGDRYGVIKINCQTIKSHDRAVYRLARNAADEAGVDVGVPQSGVSTDQKLNRFYEILNDDFDSVIVILDEVDLLVGRQRDPNDEPAYSKLLYQLSRASQLGRIDVQISVAALTNDPRFMEELDGRAESSFNPQDVVFPDYDANQLQSILDRRRDAYQDGVLEDGIIPLSSAFAAQDHGDARKAIDLFRKAGEIADRRGEDTVCEAHVRDAQEEAERDRTLTQMQGLSTQKKLSLYATAIVPVYAKRSLNAVPSTVAYRVYQYLTDVLDADEKSRDSYLRYMSEAETYNFVTSEKRGRGYGSGVHKEYTFVDDPEVVAGTLRTDIRLDEADHEEDLLESVVNTQVDDFLAGK